Proteins from one Fibrobacter succinogenes genomic window:
- a CDS encoding ferredoxin: MAITKVWLDESSDECVSCGACEATCDAVFSVPEKMVVKEGVDFSAYENEIKDAAESCPAGVIKFS; this comes from the coding sequence ATGGCAATTACAAAAGTTTGGCTCGATGAATCTAGCGACGAATGCGTCTCCTGCGGCGCTTGCGAAGCAACTTGCGACGCTGTCTTCTCCGTTCCGGAAAAGATGGTCGTTAAGGAAGGCGTAGACTTCTCTGCTTACGAAAACGAAATCAAGGACGCAGCTGAAAGCTGCCCGGCTGGCGTTATCAAGTTCTCGTAA
- the argB gene encoding acetylglutamate kinase, producing the protein MKKVVVKIGGSLAIDEAKLADFVAAVSKLPAMGCQVAVVHGGGKDINENISLLREQPTFIDGLRVTTPSIMKMVEMTLSGHVNKKLVRMLLENNCSAVGLSGVDAKLFEVVKKQGKVDLGLVGEVKKVNPKIVETLWSAGFVPVVSPISIGPDENGKAVSWNVNADTAASELAVALHADQFVLVSDVPGVMDDTKTVIPELSEAAAEKLIESGVISGGMIPKVRESFKSIERGLKSIHIVGWKDAEHFVKQINGELNYGTILG; encoded by the coding sequence ATGAAAAAAGTGGTTGTAAAAATTGGTGGCAGCTTGGCAATCGACGAAGCCAAGTTGGCCGATTTTGTGGCGGCAGTCAGCAAGCTTCCGGCTATGGGCTGCCAAGTGGCCGTGGTGCACGGCGGTGGCAAGGATATCAACGAGAATATTTCCTTGCTCCGAGAACAACCCACCTTTATCGACGGTCTCCGAGTCACGACACCTTCTATCATGAAGATGGTCGAAATGACGCTCTCGGGGCACGTCAACAAGAAGCTCGTGCGAATGCTCCTCGAAAACAATTGCAGCGCCGTCGGTCTGAGCGGCGTAGATGCCAAGTTGTTTGAAGTTGTCAAGAAACAGGGCAAGGTGGATCTTGGTCTCGTGGGTGAAGTCAAAAAAGTCAATCCGAAAATCGTGGAAACGCTCTGGTCTGCTGGTTTTGTGCCCGTGGTGAGCCCGATTTCGATTGGTCCTGACGAAAACGGCAAGGCTGTGAGCTGGAACGTGAATGCCGATACGGCTGCAAGCGAACTGGCTGTGGCGCTCCATGCTGACCAGTTCGTGCTGGTGAGCGACGTCCCGGGCGTGATGGACGATACCAAGACCGTCATTCCTGAATTGAGCGAGGCTGCTGCCGAAAAACTCATCGAGTCTGGCGTCATCAGTGGCGGCATGATCCCGAAGGTCCGCGAAAGCTTCAAGAGCATTGAACGCGGCCTCAAGAGCATTCACATTGTCGGCTGGAAGGATGCCGAACACTTTGTAAAACAAATTAATGGAGAACTGAACTATGGCACAATCCTTGGCTAA
- a CDS encoding aspartate aminotransferase family protein, with the protein MAQSLANSIFEEDKQYIAPLYGKANIEFVRGEGSYLFDKNGKKYLDFVAGIAVNALGHQNAAIKKAVEEQMDSFFHISNLYPNFPQVNLAKALLAATGFDKAFFCNSGTEANEGCIKFARKYFDRKGEKNRQKIVTFINSFHGRTFAALSATGQPAIREGFGSMPGDFVHVPWNDVAALKAEVNNDTCAIMLESLAAEGGVMTVSDEMVAAINSLKKEFGCLVIVDEVQAGMGRLGTFLGLQKHGIDADLVSLAKALGGGLPLGAVLLRQKVADQLKAGDHGTTFGGNPVACAVGLAVVNQIAKPEFLANVEARSAQLKAGLEAIAAKFPAVKSVRGEGLILGLALDESLPVGNVIAAARDEGMMVLSAKGNVLRLLPPLNVSAAECDEALAKLGAAFAAATK; encoded by the coding sequence ATGGCACAATCCTTGGCTAATTCGATTTTTGAAGAAGACAAGCAGTATATCGCACCGCTTTATGGCAAGGCCAATATTGAATTTGTCCGTGGCGAAGGTTCTTACTTGTTCGACAAGAACGGCAAGAAGTATCTTGACTTTGTCGCTGGCATCGCTGTGAACGCTCTCGGCCACCAGAACGCAGCTATCAAGAAGGCTGTCGAAGAACAGATGGACAGCTTCTTCCACATTTCGAACCTTTATCCGAACTTCCCGCAGGTGAACCTCGCTAAGGCTCTACTCGCTGCAACGGGTTTCGACAAGGCATTCTTCTGCAACTCCGGTACCGAAGCTAACGAAGGTTGCATCAAGTTTGCACGTAAGTATTTCGATCGCAAGGGTGAAAAGAACCGCCAGAAGATCGTGACGTTCATCAACAGCTTCCACGGTCGTACGTTTGCAGCCCTTTCTGCAACGGGTCAGCCGGCTATCCGCGAAGGCTTCGGCTCCATGCCGGGTGACTTTGTTCACGTTCCTTGGAACGATGTGGCTGCCCTCAAGGCCGAAGTCAACAACGACACTTGCGCCATCATGCTCGAATCTCTCGCTGCCGAAGGTGGCGTGATGACCGTTTCCGATGAAATGGTCGCTGCCATCAACAGCTTGAAGAAAGAATTCGGCTGCCTCGTGATTGTCGACGAAGTCCAGGCAGGTATGGGCCGTCTCGGCACATTCCTTGGCCTCCAGAAGCATGGCATTGATGCTGACCTCGTATCGCTTGCCAAGGCTCTTGGCGGCGGTCTCCCGCTCGGTGCAGTGCTCCTCCGCCAGAAGGTTGCTGACCAGCTCAAGGCAGGCGATCATGGCACAACGTTTGGTGGCAACCCGGTTGCTTGCGCAGTGGGTCTCGCTGTTGTGAACCAGATTGCAAAGCCGGAATTCCTCGCCAATGTCGAAGCTCGCTCAGCTCAGCTCAAGGCTGGCCTCGAAGCTATCGCCGCAAAGTTCCCGGCAGTGAAGAGCGTGCGTGGTGAAGGCCTTATTCTCGGCCTCGCTCTCGACGAATCTCTCCCGGTCGGCAACGTGATTGCAGCCGCCCGCGACGAAGGCATGATGGTCCTCAGCGCTAAGGGCAACGTGCTCCGTTTGCTCCCGCCGCTGAACGTCTCCGCTGCTGAATGCGATGAAGCGCTTGCAAAGCTTGGCGCGGCTTTTGCTGCGGCAACGAAGTAA
- a CDS encoding Rpn family recombination-promoting nuclease/putative transposase, with translation MENDNNVAEIHWGKTISEARTYEEYKGAGVFADLLTDRTFKKAFNPDSQNKVCLIALLNAVLEGEISSPIVDVQSRDKEFNDGSNENRTTVFDLYCIDSAQRRFIIEVQILPQKNIVNRAIYYASQTVIAQGERGQSYKYELKPVVTIVFMEFNVFADDRYIRRAKLREVNGASVSDILSFAFVELPKFNKPLDQLETTLDKGLYVLKNIKNMTHMPKQYANTAFELLFLMAELAKLSKEEQKMIDEAQKAKWDAYAIREYAIETGLKEGLEKGLKQGLKQGIEQGIEQGLKQGIEQGIEKGLKQGIEQGLKQGIEQGIEQGLEKGMDQKAREMARSMLAEGDSVQKVIRISKLSESDVLAIKADLDKV, from the coding sequence ATGGAAAACGACAATAATGTAGCTGAAATCCATTGGGGCAAAACAATTAGCGAGGCTAGAACTTATGAGGAGTATAAGGGGGCTGGTGTTTTTGCTGATCTCCTGACAGATAGAACTTTCAAGAAGGCTTTCAATCCCGACTCGCAGAATAAAGTTTGTTTGATTGCGCTTTTGAATGCTGTGCTTGAAGGTGAAATCTCATCGCCGATTGTGGATGTTCAGTCTCGTGACAAGGAATTTAACGATGGATCGAATGAAAATCGGACAACGGTTTTTGATTTGTATTGCATCGATTCCGCACAGAGACGGTTCATCATCGAAGTTCAAATTTTACCGCAGAAAAACATCGTTAATCGTGCTATTTACTATGCTTCCCAGACGGTTATTGCGCAGGGCGAACGTGGTCAAAGCTACAAATACGAGTTGAAGCCGGTAGTTACAATCGTATTCATGGAATTTAATGTGTTTGCCGATGACCGCTATATTCGCCGAGCGAAGCTTCGCGAGGTCAATGGTGCTAGCGTGAGCGATATCCTCTCTTTTGCGTTTGTGGAACTTCCGAAGTTCAATAAGCCTTTGGATCAACTAGAGACGACGCTAGACAAGGGACTTTACGTGCTGAAGAACATAAAAAACATGACTCATATGCCTAAGCAGTATGCAAATACGGCGTTCGAGCTCTTGTTTCTCATGGCGGAATTGGCTAAATTATCAAAAGAGGAACAGAAAATGATCGATGAAGCACAGAAAGCCAAATGGGACGCATACGCTATTCGTGAGTATGCTATTGAAACTGGGCTAAAAGAAGGTTTGGAAAAGGGGCTCAAACAGGGGCTCAAACAGGGGATTGAACAGGGGATTGAACAGGGGCTCAAACAGGGGATTGAACAGGGGATTGAAAAGGGGCTCAAACAGGGGATTGAACAGGGACTTAAACAGGGAATCGAACAAGGAATCGAACAGGGTCTTGAAAAAGGTATGGACCAAAAAGCTCGCGAAATGGCAAGAAGTATGCTTGCTGAAGGTGATTCGGTACAAAAGGTTATACGTATTTCAAAACTTTCTGAATCTGATGTTCTCGCTATTAAGGCGGACTTAGATAAAGTCTGA
- a CDS encoding GGDEF domain-containing protein: MDDIIQAINICIDLFSLSILSLILVLLWVGHWRNDRLQYNFIGMIIAYHGVIITYAIIHFCDGELSAPVYAIVDLVSFVSSALCIYYFSQYVFAFLENRKCELSKITHYTIYALCVLDFLLNVGVDISTGDITRDWTSNETIVSWLATGVWGFIMTGIIIYFRKQFGLQTFILFTIYFILPFIAGSAAPFAEGIRIDIVSVIFVIVCLFVGVQVSENTSHKLIEKISFNDAMTGLFNRNYLVMHPDDVKRKLPCSYVMFDLNHLKEINDNYGHNKGDEYIQSFAEILKKILPENAEAIRTGGDEFLVIIPKFNHTKCEAFLKQFIEISKQTQVQGITESAAYGFAIRTTGMQSEDEVIAAADKQMYLQKKSSREGR; this comes from the coding sequence ATGGACGATATTATTCAGGCGATAAATATCTGTATCGACTTGTTCAGTCTTTCCATCTTGTCTCTCATTTTGGTTCTTCTCTGGGTCGGGCATTGGCGAAACGACAGGCTTCAATACAATTTTATAGGCATGATCATCGCCTACCACGGCGTAATCATCACGTACGCCATCATCCACTTTTGCGATGGAGAACTTTCGGCCCCAGTTTACGCAATTGTCGATTTAGTCAGCTTTGTTTCGAGCGCGCTATGCATCTACTACTTTTCGCAGTACGTATTCGCGTTCCTCGAAAATAGAAAGTGCGAACTCAGCAAAATCACACACTACACCATTTACGCCCTTTGCGTCCTCGACTTTTTACTGAACGTCGGCGTAGACATTTCTACAGGTGACATTACCCGCGACTGGACCTCAAACGAGACCATTGTTTCTTGGCTAGCCACCGGCGTCTGGGGCTTCATCATGACAGGAATCATCATCTATTTTCGCAAGCAGTTCGGGCTACAAACATTTATTTTATTTACAATTTACTTCATTCTCCCCTTTATTGCAGGCTCAGCAGCGCCGTTTGCCGAAGGTATCCGCATAGATATCGTCAGCGTGATTTTTGTAATAGTCTGCCTTTTTGTCGGCGTGCAGGTCAGTGAAAACACCTCGCACAAATTGATCGAAAAAATCAGTTTCAACGATGCCATGACGGGACTTTTCAACAGAAACTACCTGGTGATGCATCCCGATGACGTGAAGCGCAAGCTCCCGTGCAGTTACGTGATGTTTGACTTGAACCACCTCAAGGAAATAAACGACAATTATGGTCACAACAAAGGAGATGAATACATCCAAAGCTTCGCCGAAATTTTAAAGAAGATTCTTCCCGAAAATGCCGAAGCCATCCGCACTGGTGGCGACGAATTTTTAGTAATTATACCCAAGTTCAATCACACAAAATGCGAAGCTTTTTTGAAGCAATTTATAGAGATTTCCAAGCAAACTCAAGTTCAAGGAATTACAGAAAGCGCCGCCTACGGCTTTGCCATCCGCACAACAGGCATGCAATCCGAAGATGAAGTCATTGCAGCCGCCGACAAGCAAATGTACTTGCAAAAGAAATCATCCCGAGAAGGGAGATAA
- a CDS encoding radical SAM protein: MYFVSVMNVTFLNPPFHPMFSRESRSPCVTKSSTLYWPMFLSYAAGVCEADGNEIQLIDSPAMELDLPQTLEGIKKFGPELVICSTSTPSILNDLKVVHAIKEALPNVKVAIMGTHATAEPLESMEMEPSLDYVVIGEADYTCRNLVRALRGDGAPVGQFAGLAYRTAEGKVDFQPEGPKIENLNEIPWVSKVYRKHLYSCYKKYFYGANLNPLIVILSGRGCPNHCSYCVIPQTLNGHKFRRRDPKDVVDELQYIKENFEDLGEVFFEDDTFTASHEHVRQICNLILERGLKITWSCNARADVPLDLLKLMKKAGGREMCVGFESASPEVLEKIHKGVKNTDKAIEFTKNARKAGLLVHGCFMVGNPGDTPETLRMTLDYAKKLNPNTAQFYPIMAYPGTEAYKEALESGALKSKDYSQWLDKDGFHRTTIQRGELTSQALVDFCDKARREFYLRPSYIFHQGIMAIKNPRERYRVLRGFGTLVKHLFRKHGELAPVARQAPTIKE; this comes from the coding sequence ATGTATTTTGTGAGCGTCATGAACGTTACTTTTTTAAATCCCCCGTTTCACCCGATGTTCAGTCGGGAATCTAGATCCCCGTGTGTTACGAAATCCAGTACGCTTTACTGGCCAATGTTTTTGAGCTATGCTGCCGGCGTTTGTGAAGCCGACGGTAACGAAATCCAGCTTATTGACAGTCCCGCTATGGAACTCGACCTTCCGCAGACGCTCGAAGGCATTAAGAAGTTCGGCCCGGAACTTGTCATTTGCAGCACAAGCACCCCGAGTATTTTGAATGACCTCAAGGTCGTCCATGCGATTAAAGAAGCTTTGCCGAACGTGAAGGTTGCCATCATGGGCACGCACGCGACTGCCGAGCCGCTCGAATCCATGGAAATGGAACCGTCTTTGGACTACGTGGTGATTGGCGAAGCCGACTACACCTGTAGGAACCTCGTGCGCGCTCTCCGTGGCGATGGCGCTCCCGTCGGTCAGTTTGCAGGACTTGCCTACCGCACCGCCGAAGGCAAAGTGGACTTCCAGCCCGAAGGCCCGAAGATTGAAAACCTGAACGAAATTCCGTGGGTTTCCAAGGTTTACCGCAAACACCTTTACAGCTGCTACAAGAAGTATTTCTACGGCGCAAACCTGAACCCGCTTATCGTGATTTTGTCTGGCCGTGGCTGCCCGAACCACTGCAGCTACTGCGTGATTCCGCAGACGCTCAACGGTCACAAATTCCGCCGCCGCGATCCGAAGGACGTTGTCGACGAACTCCAGTACATCAAGGAAAACTTCGAAGATTTAGGCGAAGTGTTCTTTGAAGACGATACGTTTACGGCAAGCCACGAACACGTGCGCCAAATTTGCAACTTGATTCTCGAACGCGGTCTCAAGATTACGTGGAGCTGCAACGCCCGCGCCGATGTTCCGCTCGATTTGCTCAAGCTCATGAAGAAGGCCGGTGGCCGCGAAATGTGCGTGGGCTTCGAAAGCGCCTCCCCCGAGGTTCTCGAAAAGATCCACAAGGGTGTGAAGAACACCGACAAGGCAATTGAATTTACGAAGAATGCCCGCAAGGCAGGACTCCTCGTTCACGGATGCTTCATGGTCGGTAACCCGGGCGACACGCCGGAAACGCTCCGCATGACGCTAGACTACGCCAAGAAGCTGAACCCGAACACAGCCCAGTTCTACCCCATCATGGCATACCCCGGCACCGAAGCTTACAAGGAAGCTCTTGAAAGCGGCGCTCTCAAGTCGAAGGATTACAGCCAGTGGCTCGACAAGGACGGTTTCCACCGCACCACAATCCAGCGTGGCGAACTCACGAGCCAAGCTCTCGTGGACTTCTGCGACAAGGCCCGCCGTGAATTCTACCTGCGTCCGAGCTACATTTTCCATCAAGGCATCATGGCCATCAAGAACCCGCGCGAACGTTACCGAGTTCTCCGTGGATTCGGTACACTCGTGAAGCACTTGTTCAGAAAGCATGGTGAACTCGCGCCAGTCGCAAGACAGGCTCCGACGATTAAGGAGTAG